One segment of Solanum stenotomum isolate F172 chromosome 1, ASM1918654v1, whole genome shotgun sequence DNA contains the following:
- the LOC125842934 gene encoding uncharacterized protein LOC125842934, with protein sequence MESVCQKLKVTRMKLKELNTQEFNSVGAKVQECRQRLEITQSLMRDQQHASELFTIERDLIKELERWSGVKESIVKQKSRTKWLQLGDGNTAYFYANLRSRLAQNRIKHLTTAQGNIVQKTVDIEKEIKEFYVGLLGSTAVQIPVVDIPIMKSVNCLNRVQQQALIVPIDREEIHAALLSIDDQRAPGCDGFNTLFFKKA encoded by the coding sequence ATGGAGTCAGTGTGTCAAAAGCTGAAGGTTACTAGAATGAAATTGAAAGAGCTGAATACTCAGGAATTCAATAGTGTGGGAGCTAAAGTTCAAGAGTGTCGACAGAGGTTGGAAATCACTCAAAGCTTGATGCGAGATCAACAACATGCTAGTGAACTATTTACTATTGAAAGAGATCTGATAAAGGAATTAGAAAGATGGAGTGGGGTGAAGGAGAGCATAGTTAAACAGAAATCTAGAACTAAATGGTTGCAACTGGGAGATGGAAATACTGCTTATTTCTATGCTAATCTCAGGAGTAGATTAGCACAAAATAGAATAAAGCATCTTACTACTGCACAAGGGAATATAGTCCAGAAGACTGTGGATATTGAGAAGGAAATTAAGGAGTTCTATGTTGGATTATTGGGATCAACTGCTGTGCAAATACCTGTTGTGGATATTCCAATTATGAAGAGTGTCAATTGCCTTAATAGAGTGCAACAACAAGCTCTAATTGTACCTATTGATAGGGAGGAAATTCACGCAGCACTCCTGAGTATTGATGATCAGAGGGCTCCTGGATGTGATGGGTTTAACACTTTGTTCTTTAAGAAAGCTTGA